Proteins encoded together in one Bombyx mori chromosome 24, ASM3026992v2 window:
- the LOC101737628 gene encoding uncharacterized protein LOC101737628, whose amino-acid sequence MLILNTLTILIQVVFIVFMSILSMNILKYFTGTLRTMATVAPALFVNHGGGPLPLLGDKEHAGLTVFLRDEVKKHVNLKELKAIILVTAHWEEDVVTISSGKHHDLYFDYYGFPPESYKYRYDAPGNPELANRIHEKLKNSGIDSKLDPKRGWDHGVFVPMLLINPAADIPIVQISVLNSQDPKKHYELGEALQEFRKEGIAILGSGMSYHNMREFRFGRNQDHVVNTEFDEYLTKVCTAKDEKSRREGLYSWRDQPGATEAHPVRAAEHFMPLIVVAGAGGTAQGERIFNWDMANTFRLSAFIWKGL is encoded by the coding sequence ATGCTGATTCTTAATACGTTGACTATATTAATACAAGTAGTTTTTATAGTGTTTATGTCAATATTGTcaatgaatatattaaaatatttcactgGTACTTTAAGAACAATGGCCACGGTTGCTCCTGCTCTATTCGTCAACCATGGAGGTGGACCTCTGCCGCTGTTGGGGGACAAGGAACACGCTGGACTAACTGTATTCCTGAGAGACGAAGTTAAAAAGCATGTGAACCTAAAAGAATTGAAAGCGATAATACTGGTCACAGCGCACTGGGAGGAAGACGTCGTTACCATTTCATCCGGTAAACACCACGATTTATACTTTGACTACTACGGCTTCCCCCCTGAATCATACAAATACAGATACGACGCGCCAGGGAATCCTGAATTGGCCAATAGAATACACGAAAAACTTAAAAACTCCGGTATAGACTCTAAATTAGATCCAAAACGAGGTTGGGACCACGGAGTTTTCGTTCCGATGCTTCTGATTAATCCCGCGGCAGACATTCCCATAGTACAAATATCCGTATTGAACAGTCAAGATCCAAAGAAGCATTATGAATTAGGCGAAGCACTTCAGGAGTTCCGCAAAGAGGGTATCGCTATCCTAGGCTCCGGTATGTCCTACCATAACATGAGAGAGTTCAGGTTCGGACGAAACCAAGACCACGTTGTAAACACGGAATTCGATGAGTACTTAACCAAAGTGTGTACGGCTAAAGATGAGAAATCAAGACGAGAAGGTTTGTATTCTTGGAGAGACCAGCCCGGGGCCACAGAGGCACATCCAGTGCGAGCCGCTGAGCATTTTATGCCATTGATCGTTGTGGCTGGTGCGGGTGGGACAGCCCAAGGCGAAAGAATCTTCAATTGGGATATGGCTAATACGTTTAGATTGAGTGCCTTCATATGGAAAGGCTTGTAA